The Candidatus Tectomicrobia bacterium sequence CCAGTCTACTCCGAGCCACAAGGGGCGCTCAAAGCCCTTCGCGGGGGCTTCGGCGCGCAGGGAGGAGATGGGGCGGCCGGTGGCCTCGTACACCTCCAGGGCGCGGACGATGCGCTTGCGATCGTTGGGATGGATCCGGGCCGCCGCCCGGGGGTCGCACCCGGCCAAGCGCCGGTGGAGGGCGGCGGGGCCCTCCCGGTCCGCCTCCGCCTCGAGCCGCTCGCGGAGGGCGGGCTGGGCGCCGGGGCCCTCGAAGAGGCCCTCCGCCAGGGCGCGCAGGTAGAGGCCGCTCCCTCCCACGGCGAGGGGCACCGCGCCCCGGGCGTAGACGCCCTCGGCGCAGGCCCTGGCCTCTCGGGCGTAGCGGGCGGCGTCAAAGGTTTCGGCCGGATCGGCCACGTCGATCATGTGGTGGGGGAGCGTCCGCCGCTCGGCCTCGGTGGGCTTGGCGGTGCCGGCGGAGAGGCCACGGTAGATCTGTCGGGCGTCGGCGCCGATGACTTCCAGGGGGATCGAGAGCCGCGCCGCAATGGCGATGGCCAGGGCGGTCTTGCCTGAGGCCGTGG is a genomic window containing:
- the miaA gene encoding tRNA (adenosine(37)-N6)-dimethylallyltransferase MiaA, whose amino-acid sequence is MESAAGAPPRYPFEGPDPRPLAVLAGSTASGKTALAIAIAARLSIPLEVIGADARQIYRGLSAGTAKPTEAERRTLPHHMIDVADPAETFDAARYAREARACAEGVYARGAVPLAVGGSGLYLRALAEGLFEGPGAQPALRERLEAEADREGPAALHRRLAGCDPRAAARIHPNDRKRIVRALEVYEATGRPISSLRAEAPAKGFERPLWLGVDWPPELHARRIEGRVRAMLAGGMVEEAETLARQGLAGAPAFEGLGYAEALAFGRGEAGLEETVELICRLHRGYAKRQRTWFRRVEGIRWLRPAEGVERAAEEGARAVEAYLAGFPGLRKGAAG